The following coding sequences lie in one Rutidosis leptorrhynchoides isolate AG116_Rl617_1_P2 chromosome 6, CSIRO_AGI_Rlap_v1, whole genome shotgun sequence genomic window:
- the LOC139855809 gene encoding histone H1-like, giving the protein MAASTKTTVPKKAPATKKPKSHPPYAEMVKEAIVSLKERTGSSQYAIAKHIEDHQKDLPANYKKMLLVQLKKLVAAGKLVKVKNSFKVASGVVEKPKKLAAEKKRAPVTTAKKAPAAVKKSSAPAKAKSVKKVKTPVKAKKAAKKTLAAKKPKSIKSPMKKTAPKKKAAAKK; this is encoded by the exons ATGGCTGCTTCTACCAAAACTACAGTTCCAAAGAAAGCTCCGGCGACGAAGAAACCTAAATCTCATCCTCCTTACGCCGAG ATGGTGAAAGAAGCGATTGTGTCGTTGAAAGAGCGAACTGGATCAAGTCAGTACGCTATTGCGAAACACATCGAGGATCATCAGAAGGATCTACCGGCGAATTATAAGAAGATGTTGCTCGTTCAGTTGAAGAAGCTTGTTGCTGCCGGAAAGCTAGTTAAGGTTAAGAATTCATTTAAGGTAGCTTCTGGTGTTGTTGAAAAGCCAAAGAAGCTGGCTGCCGAGAAGAAGAGAGCTCCGGTGACCACAGCCAAGAAGGCTCCGGCAGCGGTGAAGAAATCTTCTGCGCCGGCAAAGGCAAAGTCAGTGAAGAAGGTGAAGACGCCGGTGAAGGCGAAAAAAGCCGCGAAGAAAACTCTTGCGGCGAAAAAACCGAAGAGTATTAAA